AAATTGAAAAAAGAATAAAGATAATAAAAAAGTGATAAAATGATAATAAAAGGGAAAAAATAAGAGAAATTGATAATGTAAAAGGGACATAATCTAAATTTTTTCTAAAAAGAAATTTGCTTAAAGAATAAAATATCACAGGAGTTAAAATAAAAAGGGGAATAAATTTATTAAAAGGAAAATCAAAAAATTTTCCATGTTCTTCAAAAATTATCTTATAAGATGTCCAGAAACCCATAAAGGGTAAAAACAAATTTAAAAAAAGAAAATCATAATTTATAAATTTTCTCAATATATTTTCCTTATACTCTCTGAAAATTAGAAAAAATAAAAATAGAAGAAAAACAAAAAGAACTCCATATAAAATTGAAATTTTCTGAAGTTCAAAAGGGAAAACACCACCTTTCCAGAAATCCCTGTTATTGCCAGAGATTAAAATAGGGAAAATTAAAAGAAATATATAAGAAAAAATATTCAAAATAGTTAAAAAAATTATTTTATAAAATTTTTTACTGAAAGAGACAATATATAGAAAAGTAATAAAGCCCATAATGATAATTTCTATCTTAATACCTATGGGTATATGAATCAGATCCTTTAAAGAAAAACTTATATAAACAAAATCAGAGCTTTTTCTAAAAGAGAATAAAAAATTTATAAAGGGAGTAAAAACAACAAAAGAAAAAGAAGAGGTATAAAAAGATAAAATTTTTTTAAGTCTTCTGTTTATTAAAAATTTAGTAAAAAGTAAATAAATAATTAAAAGCGTAGAATAAAAAAATATAAAATAAATAACAAATATAAAAAAATGGTACAGATTCTTCAAAAAAAATTTATTTGTATCTAAAATAATAGAGAAAAAAATCTTTATTAAGATGATAGTTAGAAAATAAAAAAGAGAATATTTATAATCAGGAAATAAATTTTCTAAAAATTTTATTTTTTCCTTTAACTGAAAGGTAAAAGGGAGATTTTTCCACATTCACCCTCCTCCATCAATTTCATGGCTTTATCTATTTCTTCCATTTTTAAGGTATGGGTTATAACTTTTTTAAGGTCAAGACCTGATTCAAGAAGTTTATCAATTTTATACCATGTAGAAAAAATACCTCTTCCAGTTATTCCGTAAATTCTTATATTTTTTAGAATTACTAAATTATTCAAATCTATATTTACTTTTCCTTCAAAAATTCCAAGAAAAGAAGCTCTTCCACAAGGTGAAAGACACTTTAGCCCCTCTTCAAGAGCTTTCTGGTTTCCTGACATTTCTATGAGAACTTCAACACCTTCACCTTTTGTTTTTTCCATAATAATTTCATAAACATTTTCCTTTAAGGGATTTATAACATAATCAGCACCGAGTTCTTTTGCTTTTTTTATTCTGTATTCTTTTACCTCTGTGATAAATACAGGATAGGCACCTGAATGCTTTGCAACAAGTATAGCCATCATTCCCAGAGGCCCTGCACCAGTTATTAAAAGACTTTTACCTGAGACATCCTCTGCCAAAACTGTATCCACTGCATTACCAAAGGGTTCTTTCAAGGAAAGCACTTCTTCGGGCAAATTAATTTCATTTTTCCACAGATTAAAAGCAGGAACTTTAACATATTCAGCATAAGCACCATCTACATCTACTCCGAGAATCTTTGTGTTATAACAAACCCTATAATTACCCTTTTTGCATGCAGGACAGTTATTACAAACAAAGTGAGATTCAACCGAAACTATATCCCCTATTTTAAAATTTTTTACATCCTTTCCCATTTCAACTATTTCACCTGCTACCTCATGACCTATAATTTTGGGAATTTCAAATTTTTTACTTATCCATTCATCCCATCTATATATATGTAAATCTGTTCCACATATGGAGCATCTTTTTACTTTTAATATAACCTCATCTCTTCCAGGAACAGGTTCTTTAACATCTTTTATCTCAAAACCTCTTCCTTCTTTAGTTTTAATAATGGCTTTCATTTTTTCCCTCCTTAAGTTAAATTTATTTTTAAAAATTTAAGCAAAAATTAAGGAGCAACACTTGTTACAGCCCAGTTTGAAAAATCAACTAATATTTTCGGAAAAACTCCAAAAAATAAAATACCTGCAATACATATTATCATTGAAAGTTTAAGATTAAATGGCATATTCGTTTTAAATTCTATATCCGAATCTTCAATATAAAGTTTTTTTGCAACCATAAGATAGTAATAAAGAGCTACAATTGTGAGTATTGCTCCCCATAAAGCAAGATACCATAGTCCAGCATGAACACCAGCAAGAAACACATAAAGTTTTGCCCAGAAACCTGCAACTGGTGGAATTCCACCAAGAGATAGAAGTATTATAAGCATTGAAAGGGATAGTATAGGGGCTTTTTGGGAAAGACCTTTAAGATTCTCAATTTCAGTTTTATTAATTGTATTTCTAACAGTTTCAACAAAAAGAAAAGCTCCCATATTGGAAAAGAGATAGGTAAACAAATAAAAAATTACCATACCAAGTCCTTCTTTTGTTCCACTGGCTACTCCCACAAGTATATATCCTATATGGGCAATACTTGAATAGGCAAGCAACCTTTTAAGATTTTTTTGTGGAAGAGCAAGAAGGTTTCCAATAAACATTGAGAAAAAGGAAAGAAGGATGATTAAAAGTAAAATATCACTTCTATCTGAAGGTAAAACTTCAAAAATAATTCTGAAAATAGCAGCAAAGCCAGCTGCTTTTGGGGCAACTGCTAAAAAGGCAACATAAGGTTCAGGAGCTCCATGGTATGTATCTGGAAGCCAGGAGTGGAAAGGGAAACTTGCTATTTTAAAACCCAAACCTGCAATTAAGAAAACTATTCCAGCAGCAAAAAGTGGCGTAAAATCGCTTAAAAAGGATTTAATTTTTATAAATTCAAGAAAACCTGAAGCTCCATAGATAAAGGAGATCCCAAAAAACATTATTGCAGCAGAAAAAGCACCTACAAGAAAAAACTTAAGACCAACCTCTGGTGCCAATTCATCATATTTCCTTATAGCAGATAAAACATAAAGGGGAATACTCATCAATTCAAAAGCAACAAAAAATAAAAGAAAGTTTTTGGAAGAAACTAAGATACTCATTCCAAGAACTGAAGTTAAAATAAGTAAATAATACTCAGCCTTCCTTTTTGGAAGTTCATTTTCAACATAATGAATGCTTCCGAGGATTCCAATAAATGCAGCAGAAAAGAACAAAAGCTTAAAAGCATAGGAGAATTCATCAAAATAAAAATCTCCATAATAATTTCCAACAAAATTTTTAAAGAAAATAAACAGCAAGAGTCCGAAAAGAAGTAAAATAGAATTTAAGTAACCTATTATTTTACCTTTTCCCTTTTCAGGAATAATAAAATCTAAAACAAAAGTTAAAACCATCAGAAAAATAATATAAAATTCAATTAAAGCTACTTTTAACATTTTACCCTCCTATGTTAAATTTTGATAAAAATTCAATAACACTTGCATCAATAAACTTAACAAGGAGGAAAGGAAACATTCCAAAAATTATAAGTGTAAAGGAAAGTATATAGAGGCTTACCCACTCAGGTCCCTTTGCATCAGAAAGATCATGCCATGCTTTTTCATCAAAGGGACCATAAAAGACAATTTTTAAAAATCTTAAAACATACACAGCAGTTATAAATGTCCCTGTTATTGCTGCCAAAAACCAGGGAAAGTGTCCTGATTTTACAGCTCCTATAAAAACAAGAACTTCGGCAACAAATCCTGAAAGTCCTGGTAAACCCAGAGATGTTAATCCTGCAATTGTAAAAGCAGTTGCAATTCCCGGCATTTTTTTACCAAATCCACCCATTTTTAATATATCTCTTGTATGAGATTTCTCATATACAAGCCCAACAAGAGCAAATAAAAGACCTGTCATTATACCATGGGAAAACATTTGAAAAACAGCACCATTTACTCCCCATTCATGAAGAGTTGCAAGACCCAGCATAACATACCCCATATGTGAAACTGAGGAATAAGCTACAATGTATTTTAAATCAAATTGATTCATAGCTGAAAGAGCACCGTAAACAATATTTATACATGCAATTAATCCTACAAGAAAGGAAAAATCAGAAGCACCCTGAGGGAAAAGTCCCCATCCCCATCTCATTGCACCATAAGCTCCCAATTTCATCAAAACTCCTGCATGAAGCATTGAAACAGCAGTTGGGGCAGCAGCATGTCCATCAGGAGACCAGGTATGAAGTGGAAAAACACCAGCAAGAACACCAAAACCAACATAAAAAGTTAAAAATAGAATTCTCTGTAATTCTAAAGGATAATATTTTGTGCTTAATTCTGTATAAGAAAATGTATTTCCACCCTGAAAATAAAGCACAAGCATTCCAACCAAAATAAAAGCAGAACCAAGAAGCAAGTATAGGGTAAGCTTTGCTGCTGCATATTCCTTTGTTCCAAGTGTAACATTTCTCATCGCCGTATCAATAGGTCTCATTATATACTGGATTAAGTTATTGGGTGGAATTTTTGGTTTTAAATCTGCACCTGATCCCCATATTCCTATTAAAAGATACATTGGAAGAACTGCAATTTCATAAAAAAGAAAGAATATAAAGAAATCAAGGGATGCAAATACTCCAAAAACTCCTGTTACAAGAACAAAAAGGAGAATGTAAAATTCCTGGGATCTAAAAGGGATTGTCCAGGAAGCAAAAGTTCCAGTGAATATTATTAAGCCTGTTAAAAGTAATAGAGAAAGAGAAATTCCATCTGCACCAAGATAATAAGAAATTCCAAGGGTTTTAACAAGAGGAATGTGTTCAATAAACTGGAATCCCCCTTTTTTAAAATCATATAAAAAAAACAAAAGTATAGAGAAAAATAGGGAGATTCCTGAAAAAATACTTGCTGTAATTCTTACGAGGAGGGGTTTCCTCCTCATAAATAGCATTAAAAATGCTCCTACAAATGGTGAAAAAACAATTATTGATAAAAATGGGAATTTCATTATTTTTTATAAATTTAAATGTTGGATTTGAACCCCTTTAATTATAAAATAATTTTTTTTTAAAATCAAAAAAAATTTGTATGAAAAATTGAGAGTTTAATAAAATTAAAAATGAACAGAAAACTATACTTTAAATTATTTATTATCCACTTTCTAACAAATTTCTTATTCCTGTTGAACTATGATGGTGTTTACTGGGATGATTACGCATTATACAACCAGAACTTTAAAACAATTTATGAAATGTTTAAAGATCATTCCGGTTACCTATCACTATATTTTTCTTATTTACATTTTATACTTTTAAAAGCCGGAATTTTTATTTATCGGATTTTAGTTTTCCTTTTATATTTCTTTAATACAATTTTTTTATATGAAATTCTAAAAAAATTAAACTTTCTTTCTGAAAATGAAAAACTCTCAATAACACTTTTATTTATGCTTTCACCCCTTTGTTTTGCAAAAATTTCCCTGATGCATTTTACATATGTCTTTAATTTACCAATCTTTTATTTTGCCTTTTTCCTTTTAAGCATTTATATCGAGAGTCCCTCCTTTCTAAAACGAATTATAATACTAATACTCTTTTTCATATCATTTACAACTAACTCATTGCTTGTTTTTTATCTTCTTCCAATAGCTTATTTATTCTATTTAAATTATAACTCTAAAACTTCCTTCACTTTTAACTTCTTGAAATTCTTAAAAAATAATATTGATTTTTTAATTTTACCATTAATATATTGGTTTCTTAGATTAACTTATTTCAAACCGAGTGGTTTATATGAAGGTTATAATGCAATAAATATTAATTTAAGAACTCCCTTTTATATTCTTATTTCTCTTTTTACAAATTTAATTGAACCTCTTGACTTATCTTTTAGTCACTCTTTTTCCCTATGGTATATTACTATTTTCCTGATTTTAATTTTTTATTTTTTATTTGATGAACAATTTGAAAAATCAGAAAATAATGAAGATAAGTTATTAAATTTAAAATTTTTGATGGGCATCATAATTTTTTTAATTAGTGTTTTACCTTATATATTAGTCCAGAAAATTCCCTCTCTATGGGACTGGGATTCAAGACATCAGCTATTACTTCCGCTTGGATTCAGTTTTATAGTTTATTTCGGCTCAAAAATTCTTTTAACTAAATTCCTAAAATTGAAATTTAATAATTTTATTTTATATTTCTTTTTATCATCTTTCTTAATTGAAAATTTAATAGCAAATTTCAAATACCATATTGACTTTTTTTACCAGCTAAGTATTATAGAAAATATGAAAAAAAACGAATCAATAAAAAATAATTACACTTTTGTTGTTAAAACAGAACTAAAGGACAAATTAGCCTTTAACAGATGGTTCAGATCTTACGAATTAAACGGGATGTCAAAAATTGCTTTTGGTATTGACAACAAATTATTTATTCCTGAGAATATAGATTTAAATTCAGATTTTAACTTTTATAAACCTTACAAACAGTATAATTTCTCAAACTGGGATCCAGGTTCCTTTCAAAATAAGAAATATATCGTGATAAAGGAAAACCCTGATACTCCCTTTTTTAATTTTGATAAAAAATTCTTTATACTCTTTCCTTATTTAAAATACTATTTAAAACTTAACTTTTATAAAATATTTAAACCCACTTATTTCAAAAGAGAAATATCAAAACTTGTAATAATAGAGGCTTTATAGAAAAAGGATACTCTATGAATTCTTTAAACTTTTTTTATTATTTTATATATATTTCCGAGACAACAGGAACCTTGCGGGTTTCTTAAATCGCAAGCACACTGTTTTAGCTTTATTCCTGTATTTATATCCTCAATAATTTCTTTTTCTCTCTTTTCCTTTACCATAGAAAGAATTTCACCGAGAGTATGATTAAAACAGTAACAAACAGGAACAAAAGGGTTTTCTGGCTCTTTTTGATAAACAGGGACTTTTACATCTTCGGTTTTAAATACATCATCAGAAGAATTATAATAAACGATAGGACAATTTTCAGTTTCACAGAAAAAATAAGATTCTGAAGGAAATATTCTTCTCAAAGAGACTTTCAAAAGGGACTTTAAAGTTTTTAGATTCACCTTTTTACCAGGTTTTCCACAGAAAGGACAATTAGTATTTTCTTTTATTATGTCACCTTTCTCACATTGAATGCACTTATCCATTTTTAAATTATATTGAATAAGGATAAATAATTTAAAATTATTTTATGATACCGAAAGAATTTAAATTGACATGTTATAATTTGGAAGAAATAGAGAAAAAACACGATGAGATAGTAAAAATTCGCAGGCTAAAGCCTGCACCTACCATTTTTTTGAAAATCTTTAACATTTATTCCCATATTATATAATTTTAGGGTAGCCGCACCCTTCAGGGTGCGTTAAATTAATTCTCTGGTTGTATTTCGCAGGCTAAAGCCTGCGCCTACATTTTTTTGAATTTTTTTAACATTTATAACCCTAATTTTATTATAAAATCTTGAGATTTATTCTGAAGGCTAAAGCCTGCTCCTACCATTTTTTGAAAATCTTTAACATTTATTCCCATATTCTATAATTTTATGGTAGCCGCACCCTT
This sequence is a window from candidate division WOR-3 bacterium. Protein-coding genes within it:
- the tdh gene encoding L-threonine 3-dehydrogenase, translating into MKAIIKTKEGRGFEIKDVKEPVPGRDEVILKVKRCSICGTDLHIYRWDEWISKKFEIPKIIGHEVAGEIVEMGKDVKNFKIGDIVSVESHFVCNNCPACKKGNYRVCYNTKILGVDVDGAYAEYVKVPAFNLWKNEINLPEEVLSLKEPFGNAVDTVLAEDVSGKSLLITGAGPLGMMAILVAKHSGAYPVFITEVKEYRIKKAKELGADYVINPLKENVYEIIMEKTKGEGVEVLIEMSGNQKALEEGLKCLSPCGRASFLGIFEGKVNIDLNNLVILKNIRIYGITGRGIFSTWYKIDKLLESGLDLKKVITHTLKMEEIDKAMKLMEEGECGKISLLPFS
- a CDS encoding NADH-quinone oxidoreductase subunit N, coding for MLKVALIEFYIIFLMVLTFVLDFIIPEKGKGKIIGYLNSILLLFGLLLFIFFKNFVGNYYGDFYFDEFSYAFKLLFFSAAFIGILGSIHYVENELPKRKAEYYLLILTSVLGMSILVSSKNFLLFFVAFELMSIPLYVLSAIRKYDELAPEVGLKFFLVGAFSAAIMFFGISFIYGASGFLEFIKIKSFLSDFTPLFAAGIVFLIAGLGFKIASFPFHSWLPDTYHGAPEPYVAFLAVAPKAAGFAAIFRIIFEVLPSDRSDILLLIILLSFFSMFIGNLLALPQKNLKRLLAYSSIAHIGYILVGVASGTKEGLGMVIFYLFTYLFSNMGAFLFVETVRNTINKTEIENLKGLSQKAPILSLSMLIILLSLGGIPPVAGFWAKLYVFLAGVHAGLWYLALWGAILTIVALYYYLMVAKKLYIEDSDIEFKTNMPFNLKLSMIICIAGILFFGVFPKILVDFSNWAVTSVAP
- a CDS encoding NADH-quinone oxidoreductase subunit M, which produces MKFPFLSIIVFSPFVGAFLMLFMRRKPLLVRITASIFSGISLFFSILLFFLYDFKKGGFQFIEHIPLVKTLGISYYLGADGISLSLLLLTGLIIFTGTFASWTIPFRSQEFYILLFVLVTGVFGVFASLDFFIFFLFYEIAVLPMYLLIGIWGSGADLKPKIPPNNLIQYIMRPIDTAMRNVTLGTKEYAAAKLTLYLLLGSAFILVGMLVLYFQGGNTFSYTELSTKYYPLELQRILFLTFYVGFGVLAGVFPLHTWSPDGHAAAPTAVSMLHAGVLMKLGAYGAMRWGWGLFPQGASDFSFLVGLIACINIVYGALSAMNQFDLKYIVAYSSVSHMGYVMLGLATLHEWGVNGAVFQMFSHGIMTGLLFALVGLVYEKSHTRDILKMGGFGKKMPGIATAFTIAGLTSLGLPGLSGFVAEVLVFIGAVKSGHFPWFLAAITGTFITAVYVLRFLKIVFYGPFDEKAWHDLSDAKGPEWVSLYILSFTLIIFGMFPFLLVKFIDASVIEFLSKFNIGG